Proteins encoded together in one Terriglobus saanensis SP1PR4 window:
- a CDS encoding WD40 repeat domain-containing protein: protein MQTASASEAYIDFLLALRLAEDGSKPEALHRLAESLRIQSQDNSASGLAFQLLTEQRANSRLILRGHTGVITHAAYSPDGSKIVTTSADHTARIWDAYSGRQLRPSLQHAARVFTAEFSPDGRRVVTGSEDGTALVWDIETARPIGTPMYLKEGIPLAHFSPDGKLVATLSTDGKVRLWNAETGQPVSPIIGYRGDAVSVAFSPDSAHAVVATSENMADILDAKTGAHLPNPMRQNNLVLTAVFSADGNTVLTASADHTAKIWDARTHLPTGFSFSHGASIEAAAFNHDATRVLTTSLDHTARVWDAKTGEPITPPLQHGAGVVRGAFSPDGNFVVTTAVDRATRVWDATSGEQVFLPIRTPGVASTAVFSPNSSSLMVSEGTTVQVFDIPPTGPTPTWVADLAEYASTQTKYNAHVPDLEKIKRLRLQLLASKDTDPWSTFGRWYFTESGVRPISPWNTITLKQYVDSLIEVGDKDSLQYAAELSQDHPDWVIRIAALRKALGGNPSGTSVLDGTRAGIQKTPSTLAR from the coding sequence GTGCAAACAGCTAGCGCTTCCGAGGCTTATATCGACTTTCTCCTCGCTCTTCGGCTAGCGGAGGATGGTAGCAAGCCGGAGGCTCTGCATCGGTTAGCGGAAAGTCTTCGAATCCAGAGCCAAGACAATTCTGCTTCCGGCCTTGCCTTTCAACTGCTGACTGAGCAGCGAGCCAACAGCCGTCTCATTCTGCGCGGACATACAGGCGTGATTACACACGCGGCGTACAGCCCGGATGGCTCAAAGATCGTGACTACGTCGGCAGACCACACGGCGCGGATCTGGGATGCATACAGTGGGCGCCAGCTTAGACCTTCACTACAGCATGCTGCCCGTGTGTTCACAGCGGAGTTTAGTCCGGACGGAAGACGCGTAGTGACCGGATCAGAAGATGGTACCGCACTCGTCTGGGACATCGAGACCGCGCGTCCGATCGGTACTCCCATGTATTTGAAAGAGGGCATTCCTTTGGCGCACTTCAGCCCCGACGGCAAATTGGTAGCGACGCTCTCGACCGATGGTAAGGTACGTCTTTGGAATGCAGAAACGGGACAGCCCGTTTCGCCAATCATCGGCTACCGTGGCGATGCTGTGTCTGTGGCCTTCAGCCCCGATAGCGCGCACGCCGTGGTCGCAACCTCGGAGAATATGGCCGATATCCTCGACGCGAAGACTGGAGCGCATCTACCCAACCCCATGCGACAGAACAATCTTGTTCTTACCGCCGTCTTCAGTGCCGATGGCAACACCGTTCTGACTGCTTCCGCAGACCACACGGCGAAGATCTGGGACGCAAGGACGCATCTACCTACGGGTTTCAGCTTCTCTCATGGCGCCTCCATCGAAGCCGCTGCCTTCAATCACGATGCCACGCGCGTGTTGACGACTTCTCTGGATCACACCGCACGTGTATGGGATGCGAAGACCGGTGAGCCGATTACGCCACCGCTTCAGCATGGTGCCGGAGTTGTTCGTGGGGCCTTTAGCCCCGACGGCAATTTTGTGGTGACGACTGCCGTTGATCGAGCGACCCGCGTTTGGGACGCCACCAGTGGGGAGCAGGTTTTCCTTCCCATACGCACCCCCGGCGTTGCGTCCACAGCTGTCTTCAGTCCCAACAGTTCTTCTTTGATGGTCTCCGAAGGTACGACCGTCCAAGTCTTCGACATACCGCCCACGGGCCCAACTCCAACTTGGGTCGCCGATCTTGCGGAGTACGCTTCCACCCAGACGAAGTACAACGCCCATGTTCCCGATCTGGAAAAGATCAAGCGCCTTCGTTTACAGCTTCTCGCCTCGAAGGACACGGATCCGTGGTCGACCTTTGGCCGTTGGTACTTTACCGAGAGTGGCGTTCGCCCTATATCGCCGTGGAATACCATAACGCTCAAACAGTACGTCGACTCTCTCATTGAGGTTGGCGACAAAGACTCCCTTCAGTACGCGGCGGAGCTGTCCCAGGATCATCCCGACTGGGTAATCAGGATCGCAGCCTTGCGAAAAGCACTAGGCGGTAATCCATCTGGCACATCCGTACTTGATGGGACTCGGGCAGGGATTCAAAAAACCCCATCTACTCTCGCCAGATAG
- a CDS encoding malectin domain-containing carbohydrate-binding protein has translation MRPQSIPGFFVAFVATFVLASALMAQTAGPDITTWQVNPQHTGNNASETILTPANVGTTGNFGLLFTQVLDGQTYGQPLFLSAATLAKLPGSFSDAKSHNVVYVATEHNSIYAFDADADLQGANPNGTNSSPLWKANLTPAGATTVPQTDVSSSDILIELGITTTPVIDPVSGTIYVVAKVKNPAFTPTPYKQFLHALDVKTGLDKPGSPVVLDSTTISFDGTPFQKQNDLDPVTAPTGKIPFSALHEHLRSAMVLSQGILYLTYASHSDTQPYYGEILAFDASTLKLVKTFIATPNSGTVNGDPTQPPNKTDHAAGEAGIWQGGASPAIDDAGNLYFITGNGAWDQNGPTADWGESVLKLPVSLSGPIQISQQDTMDYFTPHDWQLLNDGFGMTGLPGGDRDLGGGGLLLLPDQPGNHTHLMVGGGKAGTLYLLDRDNLGGINANDGSAIQEIVEPNTNSIFNTPAFFNGSIYYAPGGNPVERRTLQLDEINSVVKFSDPPQTTGTNDTFANKGATVFISSNGTTNGIVWAVKSSLEAYDATNLSNHIFSSRTNVPGVANSGCTTAKFTTPTVTNGKAYLTCFNGTTNQGYLFAYGLFPAAPGTPAAPTNLTAQGISSSQITLSWTNNVPSGTAFAGFTIMRATSSTANFSTVGTSASNSTSFTDTGLAAGTTFFYKVVSTNSNGNSLSTNVASGTTFPLFQPSGLVAYWPMDDGPNATSVVDVTGNGHTATIPARDEALFSPEGYIGGAWAFHGTQSTDELIVADSPALQFTASQSFTLSAWVKVDNLTGAEQPVLIKSAGTSFPYGLLVNAANRWVFRGANGDLVGPPVTLGVWTNLALVQDALQAKRFIYVNGVQQSQTAAAQEADSPGTLIMGEETINNVVSGFQGEIDDARLYNIALPPATVTSLLAPPVLEAASLQAQGTAGTFGVTLYPGSAAQVESRVGSVPGSYTVALHFPVPVTGITATLGVQQGATQTAVGQVSSVTYDSTQTVATVALTGVQNVQALNLHLANFYAVNDVPGKETGVAVTIPGTADIPFNVLQGDVSGDRRVDQTDLNAVTSQVSGIPVTQTNAVMDVNCDGLINAQDLAIIQGQLGKSLNVQTDVNLALFKTTVALSTNAGNVPANAVDGIANDNSRWESTQKVDPEWLYIDLGASAQIDSVDIDWQNASAKNYVLEYSNDQTATPANWLPFATITNNPTGGGDVISHPQTAPAIGRFVRMTGTVRNTAFGYSIDEFRVFGFFVSDASTRIAPSITSSTTASGVVGSSFSYQITASQTPTSFGATGLPAGLSVNAAGLITGTPTTSGTTSVTITATNATGTGSGTLTITISAPVLQPPANLSAVGGTGQINLTWSASTGATTYSVFRGTASGVEAAFATNLAGTSYADTAVTNGTKYFYFVKAVNSNGSSTASNEVSAMPIPPIVVPSAPTGLTAIAGDSTVSLTWNASTGATSYNVLRGTTAGGENAAPIASNLTSTTFTDTTATNGTTYFYKVTATNTAGVSAQSNEVSTTPAQAASTAVTIYQIDAGSAAAVGSFSADQSSLVSGGTTSSTTNTVNTAGVAHAAPMQVYQTNRFGTFTYTIPALVPGNTYTVYLHFAETYFTATNQRVFDVTLNGLTVLSAFDIVQKAGGANIAVVQSFTATANSSGQILIGFIAGPHGVNNPQVNGIEIVSNGGSMPPPTAPTGLFPTGGNKQVSLSWTPGNGPTGSYQVSRGTTPGGEASTPIASGIAGTYFIDTTVTNLTTYYYTVKAMNAGGISSASNEVVVVPGKAVVGTPIYQIAAGSTAAGTAIAPFALDADFAGGNSSGTGNAIDTTTAVSPAPLAVYQHERSGGTFTYTLPNLTPGAKYTVRLHFAEFYWTAVGKRVFNVAINGLTVLPHFDIVATAGAANKAVIEEFTATADSAGNITVQYSPGSADQPKASAIEIYQ, from the coding sequence ATGAGACCCCAATCGATTCCCGGATTTTTTGTAGCCTTCGTCGCTACCTTTGTGCTGGCGTCTGCCCTGATGGCGCAGACCGCCGGTCCGGACATCACTACATGGCAGGTAAACCCGCAGCATACCGGCAATAACGCAAGCGAAACAATCCTCACTCCCGCAAACGTAGGGACCACCGGAAACTTCGGTCTTCTCTTTACGCAGGTACTAGACGGACAAACCTATGGCCAGCCGCTTTTCTTGAGCGCGGCCACGTTAGCCAAACTGCCCGGCAGTTTCAGCGATGCAAAATCTCACAATGTGGTCTATGTTGCCACTGAGCATAACTCCATCTATGCTTTCGATGCGGACGCGGATCTCCAAGGGGCGAATCCCAACGGGACGAACTCTTCTCCCTTGTGGAAGGCGAATCTTACCCCTGCTGGTGCAACAACCGTTCCCCAGACCGATGTAAGCTCGAGCGATATTCTAATAGAGCTTGGTATTACGACGACCCCTGTGATTGACCCCGTGTCCGGAACTATTTACGTTGTGGCCAAGGTCAAAAATCCTGCGTTTACCCCAACTCCCTACAAGCAATTTCTTCACGCGCTCGATGTGAAGACTGGCCTGGACAAGCCCGGCAGTCCGGTTGTTCTGGATTCGACGACGATCTCTTTCGATGGAACGCCGTTTCAGAAGCAAAACGATCTCGATCCTGTTACGGCTCCAACGGGGAAAATTCCCTTTTCGGCACTCCACGAACATCTCCGCTCAGCGATGGTTCTCTCTCAGGGCATTCTTTATCTAACCTATGCGTCGCATAGCGATACCCAGCCGTATTACGGCGAAATTCTGGCTTTTGACGCCAGCACCTTGAAGCTTGTGAAGACTTTTATCGCAACTCCGAATAGTGGAACCGTGAATGGAGATCCGACGCAACCACCCAATAAGACTGATCATGCCGCCGGGGAGGCAGGAATTTGGCAAGGTGGCGCTTCGCCAGCGATCGACGATGCAGGCAATTTATATTTCATAACCGGTAACGGTGCCTGGGATCAAAACGGCCCGACAGCCGATTGGGGCGAAAGTGTTCTTAAGCTCCCGGTCAGCCTTTCCGGTCCCATCCAGATATCCCAGCAGGACACTATGGACTATTTCACCCCTCATGACTGGCAGTTGCTCAATGACGGCTTTGGGATGACGGGTCTCCCCGGCGGTGATCGAGACCTAGGAGGTGGCGGCTTGTTGCTTCTGCCGGATCAACCTGGAAACCATACTCACTTGATGGTGGGCGGTGGCAAGGCGGGTACGCTCTATCTGCTGGATCGCGATAACCTGGGCGGTATTAACGCAAATGACGGCAGTGCCATTCAGGAGATCGTCGAACCAAATACTAATTCCATCTTTAATACACCGGCCTTTTTCAATGGGAGCATCTACTATGCTCCAGGCGGCAATCCCGTAGAGCGGCGAACACTCCAACTCGATGAAATCAATAGCGTCGTAAAGTTTTCGGATCCTCCCCAGACCACAGGCACAAACGATACCTTCGCCAATAAAGGCGCTACGGTCTTCATCTCATCCAACGGAACGACCAATGGAATCGTCTGGGCGGTTAAGTCCTCTCTCGAAGCGTATGACGCGACCAATCTCAGCAATCACATCTTTTCCTCTCGTACGAACGTTCCTGGTGTGGCGAACTCCGGTTGCACGACCGCAAAGTTCACAACCCCGACGGTGACCAACGGGAAAGCTTATCTCACTTGCTTCAACGGCACCACGAATCAAGGCTACCTCTTTGCTTACGGTCTCTTTCCTGCGGCTCCAGGAACTCCTGCGGCGCCCACGAATCTCACCGCACAGGGAATCTCTTCCAGTCAGATCACTCTCTCCTGGACCAACAACGTTCCCTCGGGGACAGCGTTCGCAGGGTTCACTATTATGCGGGCGACTTCTTCGACTGCTAATTTTTCGACGGTTGGGACTTCTGCCTCGAACTCGACGAGTTTTACGGACACAGGTCTTGCTGCGGGAACAACGTTCTTCTACAAGGTGGTTTCTACCAACAGCAACGGCAATTCTCTCAGCACGAATGTGGCTTCGGGAACGACCTTCCCACTCTTCCAGCCCTCCGGTCTGGTGGCTTATTGGCCTATGGACGATGGGCCAAACGCGACCAGCGTCGTAGACGTCACGGGCAACGGACACACAGCCACAATACCGGCCCGCGATGAAGCTCTCTTTTCCCCGGAGGGTTATATCGGTGGAGCGTGGGCCTTCCATGGGACGCAGTCGACGGACGAACTAATCGTTGCGGACAGCCCGGCTCTTCAATTTACCGCCAGCCAGAGCTTCACGCTTTCGGCCTGGGTCAAAGTAGACAATCTTACCGGTGCGGAGCAGCCTGTTCTCATCAAGTCTGCTGGTACCTCTTTCCCATATGGGCTCTTGGTCAATGCTGCGAATCGGTGGGTCTTCCGTGGAGCGAACGGAGATCTGGTCGGACCTCCCGTAACCCTCGGTGTCTGGACCAATCTTGCTTTGGTGCAGGATGCATTGCAGGCAAAGCGTTTTATCTATGTCAATGGTGTGCAGCAGTCACAGACGGCCGCAGCTCAAGAAGCGGACAGCCCGGGTACTCTCATCATGGGCGAAGAGACCATCAACAATGTTGTGTCCGGCTTTCAGGGCGAGATCGACGACGCTCGCCTCTACAACATTGCACTTCCTCCAGCTACCGTAACCAGCCTCCTGGCGCCTCCTGTATTGGAGGCCGCCTCTTTGCAAGCACAGGGAACAGCTGGCACCTTTGGTGTTACCTTGTATCCCGGCAGCGCAGCGCAAGTTGAGTCGCGCGTCGGATCGGTTCCGGGTAGTTATACCGTTGCTCTGCATTTCCCCGTGCCAGTTACTGGTATCACCGCCACGCTCGGTGTGCAGCAGGGCGCAACTCAAACTGCAGTGGGGCAGGTCAGCTCTGTGACCTACGACTCGACGCAGACGGTCGCAACCGTGGCTTTGACCGGAGTACAAAACGTCCAGGCCCTCAACCTCCATCTCGCAAACTTCTACGCTGTGAATGATGTGCCCGGCAAAGAGACCGGTGTTGCCGTCACCATTCCCGGTACTGCCGATATTCCCTTCAACGTGCTCCAGGGCGATGTTTCAGGAGATCGAAGAGTCGATCAAACCGATCTCAACGCTGTCACGTCTCAGGTCAGCGGCATTCCCGTGACGCAGACCAACGCAGTGATGGATGTCAACTGCGATGGCCTCATCAATGCTCAGGATTTGGCAATCATCCAGGGACAGTTGGGCAAGAGTCTCAATGTACAGACTGACGTCAACCTGGCTCTCTTCAAGACAACGGTTGCCCTCAGCACGAACGCAGGCAATGTTCCTGCGAACGCCGTGGACGGCATTGCGAACGACAACAGCCGATGGGAGAGCACCCAGAAAGTGGATCCTGAGTGGCTTTACATCGACCTCGGCGCATCGGCCCAGATCGACTCTGTCGATATCGATTGGCAGAACGCGTCGGCCAAAAACTATGTCCTCGAGTACAGCAATGACCAGACGGCCACACCGGCGAACTGGCTGCCATTCGCGACCATTACTAATAACCCTACTGGCGGAGGAGACGTCATCTCCCACCCGCAGACCGCCCCAGCCATCGGTCGCTTCGTTCGCATGACAGGCACTGTACGCAACACGGCCTTCGGCTATTCCATCGATGAGTTCAGGGTCTTTGGATTCTTCGTCTCCGACGCATCCACACGCATAGCACCTTCGATCACCAGTTCGACCACTGCAAGTGGAGTCGTCGGCTCAAGCTTCAGCTATCAAATTACCGCGAGCCAGACTCCTACGAGCTTTGGTGCGACCGGGCTTCCCGCCGGATTGAGCGTGAATGCTGCCGGTCTCATTACTGGAACTCCAACCACTTCAGGCACTACCTCGGTAACGATTACAGCTACGAACGCCACCGGCACTGGTTCCGGGACATTGACCATCACGATTAGTGCGCCTGTACTTCAGCCTCCTGCCAATCTTTCGGCGGTTGGCGGAACCGGTCAGATCAACCTCACCTGGTCGGCAAGCACAGGAGCAACGACGTACAGCGTCTTCCGCGGAACGGCCTCAGGAGTTGAGGCAGCCTTCGCGACGAATCTCGCCGGTACATCGTATGCAGATACTGCAGTGACTAATGGAACGAAGTACTTTTACTTCGTCAAAGCGGTCAACTCAAACGGTTCGTCGACGGCATCGAACGAAGTCTCTGCAATGCCGATTCCACCCATCGTTGTTCCATCGGCACCTACCGGCTTGACCGCTATTGCTGGCGACTCGACTGTATCGCTTACCTGGAATGCAAGCACCGGAGCAACCTCTTATAACGTTCTTCGTGGCACGACGGCAGGCGGAGAAAACGCGGCTCCGATCGCGTCGAATCTTACGTCCACCACGTTTACCGATACGACGGCTACGAACGGCACGACCTATTTTTATAAGGTCACCGCAACGAATACTGCCGGCGTCTCGGCCCAGTCCAACGAGGTCTCGACTACTCCAGCACAAGCCGCCTCTACGGCAGTGACCATCTATCAGATCGACGCAGGAAGCGCAGCAGCGGTCGGTTCCTTCAGCGCCGATCAAAGTAGCTTGGTCAGCGGCGGTACTACCAGCTCGACAACCAACACCGTCAATACGGCTGGTGTCGCCCATGCTGCTCCCATGCAGGTCTATCAGACCAATCGCTTTGGCACCTTTACGTACACTATCCCAGCACTTGTACCTGGTAATACCTACACCGTTTACCTGCACTTCGCCGAGACGTATTTCACAGCCACCAACCAGCGTGTCTTCGATGTCACACTCAATGGTCTGACCGTACTTTCAGCCTTCGATATCGTTCAGAAGGCGGGAGGCGCAAATATTGCAGTGGTCCAATCGTTTACCGCCACGGCAAACAGCAGCGGACAAATCCTGATTGGTTTTATTGCAGGTCCCCATGGCGTGAATAATCCCCAGGTCAATGGAATCGAAATCGTATCCAATGGAGGTTCCATGCCGCCGCCAACGGCTCCCACGGGCTTATTTCCAACAGGTGGCAACAAGCAGGTATCCCTTTCATGGACTCCGGGTAACGGGCCTACAGGTTCCTACCAGGTCTCCCGTGGCACGACCCCGGGTGGTGAAGCCAGCACCCCTATTGCTTCGGGAATCGCGGGAACCTACTTTATCGATACGACGGTTACGAATCTAACTACCTACTACTACACCGTAAAGGCGATGAACGCTGGAGGCATCTCTTCGGCGTCCAACGAAGTAGTTGTTGTTCCTGGGAAGGCAGTCGTTGGAACTCCGATTTATCAGATTGCTGCAGGTAGCACTGCGGCGGGGACAGCTATTGCGCCTTTCGCACTGGACGCAGACTTTGCCGGAGGCAATAGCTCCGGGACTGGAAATGCGATCGACACAACCACTGCTGTAAGTCCGGCTCCGCTCGCGGTCTATCAACACGAGCGTTCGGGCGGCACCTTCACTTACACTCTTCCCAATCTAACGCCGGGAGCAAAATACACGGTCCGGCTTCACTTTGCGGAGTTCTATTGGACTGCGGTAGGCAAACGGGTATTCAACGTGGCCATCAACGGTCTGACAGTTCTTCCTCACTTCGATATCGTCGCTACTGCAGGTGCAGCAAACAAGGCCGTGATTGAAGAGTTCACGGCGACGGCGGATTCTGCCGGGAATATTACGGTTCAATATTCTCCAGGATCTGCTGATCAACCGAAGGCAAGCGCGATCGAGATCTACCAGTAA